One window of the Etheostoma spectabile isolate EspeVRDwgs_2016 chromosome 16, UIUC_Espe_1.0, whole genome shotgun sequence genome contains the following:
- the arvcfa gene encoding armadillo repeat protein deleted in velo-cardio-facial syndrome homolog, with protein MPAEVKEEQSSEGPPPLSLSQDVKEATLDNPTASDDLDTPTSIASLMTSTNESSTETDTPHQTDTEESKAVEQEGEQAPSETHKSSETQQEDFRTPNTPDLTSTPEVQDNTAIEQPIPKANSKPIESVTPTTPTSNSITAPPQPQIVQQSEEPQPVNPDRQSRVYTLPDSYRGIGGDLCAGYGSLSRATLHGYWPAKNFQPGAHYTLPFLRDSYAPAVLSSQTEEDGLSERGDNPLDMKTDPPAASYPTLGGIHQFRPITTMELLREPSRTRGGYDDAFMAQLEGNLNPFFQAMCRAQTLQFPHKRSSMVSLDSIRRDPRWRDPNLHEVISMLSHPMDPVKSNAAAYLQHLCYENERIKQEVRQLNGVPILVELLDHPKPEVHRKACGALRNISYGKDHNNKMAIKNCDGIQALVRLMRKSSSMEVKELVTGTLWNLSSHEPLKMMVINNALQTLTDEIIIPHSGWRRDSADPSKLLSVDWTTVFKNTSGCLRNVSSDGADARQRLRECEGLVDALLHALQSAVVNKDTDNKSVENCVCILRNLSYHVHKEIPGTERFQEPHANLRSVGHQKKKNEPDCFGGKRPKEEWFNQGWKNGLMDRKYGTLDLPKRTEQMKGLELLYQPEVVRLYLSLLTCSHNHNTLEAAAGALQNLAAGHWAWSSYIRATVRKEKGLPILVELLRSDVDKVVRAVAIALRNLAMDRRNKDLIGSYALRDLVGNLPCGQQHPAKNLEGDTVVSVLNTIHEIITDSPENARALVQGHAVQKLVAINRSSQSARETKAASHVLQTIWAYKELRNALNKAGWTKSHFKPTTAGVTKKSKSGKQGSDDITLPLMDKNQDVYSSLEPNDRVGDGKGPVVERDTLQAISERKHFIRAGRPAVGLMDNKPPPLDSWV; from the exons GAGCAGAGTTCAGAGGGGCCTCCTCCACTATCTTTGTCTCAGGATGTTAAAGAGGCGACTCTGGATAACCCAACCGCCAGTGACGACCTGGACACGCCCACCTCCATTGCATCTTTGATGACCTCGACCAATGAGAGCTCCACAGAGACCGACACCCCGCATCAGACAGACACTGAG GAGTCCAAGGCCGTGGAACAGGAGGGCGAACAGGCCCCGAGTGAGACCCACAAGTCCTCAGAGACACAGCAGGAGGACTTCCGGACACCAAACACACCTGATCTCACATCGACTCCAGAGGTCCAAGATAACACCGCTATTGAGCAACCTATTCCTAAAGCAAACAGTAAACCCATTGAGTCTGTTACACCAACCACGCCAACCAGCAACTCAATCACAGCACCCCCACAACCTCAGATAGTACAGCAGTCTGAGGAGCCTCAGCCAGTGAACCCAGACAGGCAGAGCAGAGTGTACACCCTCCCTGACAGCTACAGAGGCATTGGGGGTGACTTGTGTGCAGGGTACGGAAGCCTGTCCCGTGCCACCCTCCACGGCTACTGGCCTGCCAAGAACTTCCAGCCCGGGGCTCACTACACCTTACCCTTCCTCAGGGACAGCTATGCTCCTGCAGTCCTGAGTAGCCAGACAGAGGAGGACGGCCTCAGTGAACGGGGAGACAACCCTCTGGACATGAAGACTGACCCTCCAGCTGCCAGTTACCCAACATTGGGGGGAATCCACCAGTTCAGGCCAATCACCACTATGGAGCTCCTCAGGGAGCCTTCGAGAACCAG AGGTGGATATGATGATGCTTTCATGGCCCAGCTGGAGGGGAACCTGAATCCTTTCTTCCAGGCCATGTGCCGAGCACAGACCCTGCAGTTCCCCCACAAACGCAGCAGCATGGTCAGCCTGGACAGCATCCGCAGAGACCCGCGCTGGAGAGACCCCAACCTGCATGAGGTGATCTCGATGCTCAGCCACCCAATGGACCCAGTCAAGTCCAATGCGGCTGCCTATCTGCAGCACCTGTGTTATGAGAATGAACGCATCAAGCAAGAGGTGCGCCAGCTTAACGGGGTGCCGATTTTGGTAGAATTACTGGACCACCCAAAACCTGAGGTCCACCGTAAGGCCTGCGGTGCTTTGCGCAACATATCCTATGGAAAAGACCACAATAACAAAATGGCCATCAAGAACTGTGATGGCATCCAAGCTTTAGTCAGACTAATGAGGAAGTCTAGCAGCATGGAGGTCAAAGAGTTAGTCACAG GCACTCTGTGGAACCTATCCTCCCATGAGCCACTGAAGATGATGGTAATCAACAACGCGCTTCAAACACTGACTGATGAGATCATCATCCCACACTCGGGCTGGAGGAGAGATTCAGCTGACCCCTCCAAACTGCTGAGTGTTGACTGGACCACAGTTTTCAAGAACACCTCTGGATGTCTGAG GAACGTCAGCTCAGATGGGGCGGACGCTCGACAGAGGTTGAGGGAGTGTGAGGGGCTGGTGGACGCTCTCCTTCATGCCCTTCAGTCAGCAGTTGTCAACAAGGACACTGACAATAAG TCAGTGGAGAACTGCGTGTGCATACTGCGAAACCTATCCTATCATGTTCACAAAGAGATACCAGGAACAGAGCGATTTCAGGAACCCCATGCCAATCTGAGATCAGTGGGGCACCAGAAAAAGAAGAATGAGCCTGACTGTTTTGGAGGGAAAAGACCCAAAG AGGAGTGGTTCAATCAAG GTTGGAAAAATGGATTAATGGACAGGAAATACGGTACATTGGATTTACCAAAACGCACAGAACAAATGAAAG GCTTGGAGCTGTTGTACCAGCCAGAGGTGGTGAGGCTCTACCTCTCTCTTCTCACCTGCAGTCACAACCACAACACCCTGGAGGCAGCTGCAGGGGCACTGCAGAACCTTGCTGCGGGACACTGGGCT TGGTCTAGCTACATCCGGGCCACTGTGAGAAAGGAGAAAGGGCTGCCTATTCTGGTGGAGTTGCTGCGCTCAGATGTGGACAAAGTGGTGCGAGCTGTGGCTATTGCTCTCCGCAATCTGGCGATGGATAGAAGGAATAAAGACCTGATAG GGAGCTATGCTCTGAGGGACCTTGTTGGTAATCTGCCATGTGGGCAGCAGCACCCAGCAAAGAATCTTGAGGGAGATACTGTGGTGTCTGTTCTGAACACCATCCATGAGATCATCACGGATAGCCCAGAGAACGCCCGGGCTCTCGTGCAGGGTCATGCTGTGCAGAAACTGGTGGCCATCAACAGGTCAAG ccaatcagcacgAGAGACCAAGGCTGCTTCCCATGTGCTCCAGACAATATGGGCCTACAAGGAACTGCGAAACGCTCTGAACAAGGCCGGTTGGACCAAGAGCCACTTTAAG CCAACAACTGCTGGAGTGACTAAAAAATCCAAGAGTGGAAAGCAAGGCAGCGATGACATCACCTTGCCTCTCATGGACAAAAACCAAG ATGTATATTCCAGTTTAGAGCCAAACGACAGAGTTGGAGATGGAAAAGGGCCTGTTGTGGAAAGAGACACTCTCCAG GCGATAAGTGAGAGAAAACACTTCATCAGAGCTGGCAGGCCTGCAGTGGGCCTCATGGATAACAAACCTCCACCACTGGACTCCTGGGTGTAA